In a single window of the Saccharothrix australiensis genome:
- a CDS encoding phosphoketolase family protein, which produces MTGNTAADLSLVDAYWRAANYLSAGQIYLLDNPLLTEPLTPAHIKPRLLGHWGTTPGLNFVYAHLNRVIRARGRAVLFVTGPGHGGPALLANTWLEGSYSENYPDVPRDGDGMRALFRQFSFPGGVPSHVAPEVPGSIHEGGELGYSLAHAFGAAFDNPDLLVACVVGDGEAETGPLAASWHGNKFLDPAHDGAVLPILHLNGYKIANPTLLARIPHEELDALLRGYGYAPSYVEGDDPAAMHARMAEALDGVVDDIARIREAARAGSAERPRWPMIVLRSPKGWTGPSEVDGLPVEGTWRSHQVPLSGVRDNPEHLRLLERWLRSYRPEELFDERGRPRPELLDLAPRGDLRMGASPHANGGLLLRALRMPGTAPYAVEVAKHGTTNSEPTRALGRMLRDVMALNAEERNFRLFGPDETASNRLDAVYEVTGKQWQAQRLPTDEHLEAGGRVVEVLSEHLCQGFLEGYLLSGRHGLFNCYEAFTHIVDSMFNQHAKWLKVHRRLAWRRPVASLNYLLSSHVWRQDHNGFSHQDPGFIDHVMNKKAEVVRVYLPADTNTLLSVADHCLRSRDYVNVVVAGKNLTPDWLGPEEAALHCARGAGIWDWAGTAEDEPDVVLACAGDAPTMEVMAAAALLREHLPELDVRVVNVVDLMRLQPDTEHPHGMTDREFDALFTPDKPVIFAYHGYPWLIHRLTYRRANHHNIHVRGYKEEGTTTTPFDMLVLNDMDRYRLVVDVVDRVPALGVRAAGLRQLMTDQRARHHTHIREHGEDLPEIREWAWPY; this is translated from the coding sequence ATGACGGGCAACACCGCAGCGGACCTGTCGCTGGTCGACGCCTACTGGCGGGCCGCGAACTACCTGTCGGCGGGCCAGATCTACCTGCTGGACAACCCGCTGCTGACCGAGCCGCTGACACCGGCGCACATCAAGCCCCGCCTGCTGGGGCACTGGGGCACGACGCCGGGCCTGAACTTCGTGTACGCGCACCTGAACCGGGTGATCCGGGCGCGCGGGCGGGCCGTGCTGTTCGTGACCGGCCCCGGTCACGGCGGTCCGGCGCTGCTGGCCAACACCTGGCTGGAGGGCTCGTACTCCGAGAACTACCCGGACGTGCCGCGCGACGGCGACGGGATGCGGGCGCTGTTCCGGCAGTTCTCGTTCCCCGGCGGGGTGCCCAGCCACGTCGCGCCCGAGGTGCCGGGCTCGATCCACGAGGGCGGCGAGCTGGGCTACTCGCTGGCGCACGCGTTCGGCGCGGCGTTCGACAACCCCGACCTGCTGGTGGCGTGCGTGGTGGGCGACGGCGAGGCGGAGACCGGTCCGCTGGCGGCGAGCTGGCACGGCAACAAGTTCCTGGACCCCGCCCACGACGGGGCGGTGCTGCCGATCCTGCACCTCAACGGCTACAAGATCGCCAACCCGACGCTGCTCGCGCGCATACCGCACGAGGAGCTGGACGCGCTGCTGCGCGGCTACGGCTACGCGCCGTCGTACGTGGAGGGCGACGACCCGGCGGCGATGCACGCCCGGATGGCCGAGGCGCTGGACGGCGTCGTGGACGACATCGCCCGCATCCGGGAGGCCGCCCGCGCCGGGAGCGCCGAGCGCCCGCGTTGGCCGATGATCGTGCTGCGCAGCCCGAAGGGCTGGACCGGTCCGTCCGAAGTGGACGGTCTGCCGGTGGAGGGCACGTGGCGGTCCCACCAGGTGCCGCTGTCGGGTGTCCGGGACAACCCCGAGCACCTGCGGCTGCTGGAGCGGTGGCTGCGGTCCTACCGGCCCGAGGAGCTGTTCGACGAGCGGGGGCGGCCCAGGCCGGAGCTGCTGGACCTCGCACCGCGCGGCGACCTGCGCATGGGGGCGTCCCCGCACGCCAACGGCGGCCTGCTGCTGCGCGCGCTGCGGATGCCCGGCACCGCGCCGTACGCGGTGGAGGTCGCCAAGCACGGCACCACGAACTCCGAGCCCACCCGTGCCCTGGGCCGGATGCTGCGCGACGTGATGGCGCTCAACGCCGAGGAGCGCAACTTCCGGCTGTTCGGGCCGGACGAGACCGCGTCGAACCGGCTGGACGCGGTGTACGAGGTGACCGGGAAGCAGTGGCAGGCCCAGCGGCTGCCGACCGACGAGCACCTGGAGGCCGGCGGCCGGGTGGTGGAGGTGCTGTCGGAGCACCTGTGCCAGGGTTTCCTGGAGGGCTACCTGCTGTCCGGGCGGCACGGGTTGTTCAACTGCTACGAGGCGTTCACGCACATCGTGGACTCGATGTTCAACCAGCACGCGAAGTGGCTCAAGGTGCACCGGCGGCTGGCGTGGCGGCGGCCGGTGGCGTCGCTGAACTACCTGCTGTCCTCGCACGTGTGGCGGCAGGACCACAACGGCTTCTCCCACCAGGATCCGGGCTTCATCGACCACGTGATGAACAAGAAGGCCGAGGTGGTGCGGGTCTACCTGCCGGCGGACACCAACACCCTGCTGTCGGTGGCCGACCACTGCCTGCGCAGCCGCGACTACGTCAACGTCGTGGTCGCGGGCAAGAACCTCACGCCGGACTGGCTCGGACCGGAGGAGGCGGCGCTGCACTGCGCGCGCGGCGCGGGCATCTGGGACTGGGCGGGCACCGCCGAGGACGAACCCGACGTGGTGCTGGCCTGCGCGGGCGACGCGCCGACGATGGAGGTCATGGCCGCCGCCGCGCTGCTGCGCGAGCACCTGCCGGAGCTGGACGTGCGGGTGGTCAACGTGGTCGACCTGATGCGCCTGCAACCGGACACCGAGCACCCGCACGGCATGACCGACCGGGAGTTCGACGCGCTGTTCACCCCGGACAAGCCGGTGATCTTCGCCTACCACGGCTACCCGTGGCTGATCCACCGCCTGACCTACCGCCGCGCCAACCACCACAACATCCACGTGCGCGGCTACAAGGAGGAGGGCACCACCACCACGCCGTTCGACATGCTGGTGCTCAACGACATGGACCGCTACCGCCTGGTCGTCGACGTGGTGGACCGCGTGCCCGCGCTCGGGGTGCGGGCCGCCGGGCTGCGCCAGCTCATGACCGACCAGCGCGCCCGGCACCACACCCACATCCGCGAGCACGGCGAGGACCTGCCCGAGATCCGCGAGTGGGCGTGGCCGTACTGA
- a CDS encoding acetate/propionate family kinase, whose translation MAVLMGGVPVGGGVLVVNAGSSSLKLSVLGEDDSVQAQRHVERWDGTGGVADFLADAPEVVAVGHRVVHGGPDFTAPVVVDERVRAGIERLTDLAPLHQPRALAGIAAATAALPDVPQVACFDTAFHHTMPAAARTYALPAPWRRDWGLRRYGFHGLSHAYAARRAVALAGGGSRVVTCHLGAGCSLAAVRDGRSVDTTMGFTPLAGLVMATRSGDVDPGLLTWLLRTGRLGVAELDEGLEHGSGLLGVAGSADLREVHRAADAGSRDAALALEVFVHRLRQGVAAMTASLGGLDLLVFTGGVGEHDAAVRARTVEGLGFLGAELDERRNHGRSGGDAPIAAEGSAVGVWVIEAREDVEIAAGVRAALADPAAGGPTSPRSPDRVR comes from the coding sequence GTGGCCGTACTGATGGGCGGCGTGCCGGTGGGCGGTGGGGTCCTGGTGGTCAACGCGGGCTCGTCGAGCCTGAAGCTGTCCGTGCTGGGCGAGGACGACTCGGTGCAGGCCCAGCGGCACGTCGAGCGGTGGGACGGCACCGGCGGCGTCGCCGACTTCCTCGCCGACGCGCCGGAGGTCGTCGCCGTGGGCCACCGCGTGGTGCACGGCGGGCCGGACTTCACCGCGCCGGTCGTGGTGGACGAGCGGGTGCGCGCGGGCATCGAGCGGCTGACCGACCTCGCCCCGCTGCACCAGCCGAGGGCGCTGGCGGGCATCGCCGCCGCCACCGCCGCCCTGCCGGACGTGCCGCAGGTGGCGTGCTTCGACACGGCGTTCCACCACACCATGCCCGCCGCCGCCCGCACCTACGCGCTGCCCGCGCCGTGGCGGCGGGACTGGGGCCTGCGCCGCTACGGCTTCCACGGCCTGTCGCACGCCTACGCGGCGCGGCGCGCGGTGGCGCTGGCCGGCGGCGGGTCGCGCGTGGTCACCTGCCACCTCGGCGCGGGGTGCTCGCTGGCGGCGGTCCGCGACGGGCGTTCGGTCGACACGACGATGGGCTTCACCCCGCTCGCGGGCCTGGTGATGGCCACCCGCAGCGGTGACGTGGACCCCGGCCTGCTGACGTGGCTGCTGCGCACCGGCCGGCTCGGCGTGGCGGAGCTGGACGAGGGGCTGGAGCACGGGTCGGGCCTGCTCGGCGTCGCGGGCAGCGCCGACCTGAGGGAGGTGCACCGGGCGGCGGACGCGGGCTCCCGCGACGCCGCGCTCGCGCTGGAGGTGTTCGTCCACCGGCTGCGGCAGGGGGTCGCGGCCATGACGGCGTCGCTGGGCGGCCTGGACCTGCTGGTGTTCACCGGCGGGGTGGGCGAGCACGACGCCGCGGTGCGGGCGCGGACCGTCGAGGGCCTGGGTTTCCTGGGCGCGGAGCTGGACGAGCGGCGCAACCACGGCCGGTCGGGCGGTGACGCGCCCATCGCGGCGGAGGGCTCGGCGGTGGGCGTGTGGGTCATCGAGGCGCGGGAGGACGTCGAGATCGCCGCCGGGGTGCGCGCGGCGTTGGCCGACCCGGCCGCGGGTGGGCCGACCTCGCCGCGCTCGCCGGACCGGGTGCGGTGA
- a CDS encoding YcaO-like family protein, whose protein sequence is MCPSPTTGATATASGVGTRSGERAVDLDLAWWHGRRAVAELGLTARLRPVPPGEPGAWVCALHRDGRPTPEGVGAGKGVDAAARVGALFEALEHHLGSEVALDRVRVARAHEVAEDPTGDAVLALLAAGPDRPLGCLPYRDLLDGSRRDLPLVLSTPDYLRPGLAAAREALGDTYDYSAARRYCFNSGWAAGVTATDAAVHAVNEIVERDAMSLLLVERFLAPVPAPLRVVRPETLPTDLADLHRRARELVRRPVHLVDMTTDLGVPAYWAHVPADQGVPARVRGCGASLSARRAAERALTELIQIHGVATHEPEPRPARRLRTTAHTVLHRCHLADLTGPGDVREVAFADTDAPATPQGHLDALLDRLDRAGHRAWAWPRHVTDHLAVLNVCVPGLERFVLVTDGALVLPGRRGHAHRAACRAARAGG, encoded by the coding sequence ATGTGCCCATCACCGACCACCGGCGCGACCGCCACCGCGAGCGGGGTCGGCACGCGGTCCGGTGAACGCGCCGTCGACCTCGACCTGGCCTGGTGGCACGGTCGGCGCGCCGTCGCCGAGCTGGGGCTGACCGCCCGGCTGCGGCCGGTGCCGCCGGGGGAGCCGGGCGCGTGGGTGTGCGCGCTGCACCGCGACGGCCGCCCGACGCCCGAGGGCGTCGGCGCGGGCAAGGGCGTCGACGCCGCCGCTCGGGTCGGTGCGCTGTTCGAAGCGCTGGAGCACCACCTCGGCAGCGAGGTCGCCCTGGACCGGGTGCGGGTGGCCCGCGCGCACGAGGTCGCGGAGGACCCGACCGGCGACGCCGTGCTCGCCCTGCTCGCGGCGGGCCCCGACCGGCCGCTGGGGTGCCTGCCCTACCGGGACCTGCTCGACGGCTCCCGGCGCGACCTGCCGCTCGTCCTGTCCACCCCCGACTACCTGCGCCCCGGCCTGGCCGCCGCGCGCGAGGCGCTCGGCGACACCTACGACTACTCCGCCGCCCGCCGCTACTGCTTCAACAGCGGCTGGGCCGCCGGCGTCACCGCGACCGACGCCGCCGTGCACGCGGTCAACGAGATCGTCGAGCGCGACGCCATGTCGTTGTTGCTCGTCGAGCGCTTCCTCGCGCCCGTGCCCGCGCCGCTGCGCGTGGTCCGCCCCGAGACCCTGCCGACCGACCTCGCCGACCTGCACCGGCGGGCCCGCGAACTGGTGCGGCGGCCGGTGCACCTGGTCGACATGACCACCGACCTGGGCGTGCCCGCCTACTGGGCGCACGTGCCCGCCGACCAAGGCGTGCCCGCCCGCGTCCGGGGGTGCGGCGCGTCGCTGTCGGCCCGCCGCGCCGCCGAGCGCGCCCTGACCGAGCTGATCCAGATCCACGGCGTCGCCACCCACGAACCCGAACCGCGGCCCGCGCGCCGCTTGCGGACCACCGCACACACCGTGCTGCACCGCTGCCACCTGGCCGACCTGACCGGCCCCGGCGACGTGCGGGAGGTGGCGTTCGCCGACACCGACGCCCCCGCCACCCCGCAGGGCCACCTCGACGCCCTGCTGGACCGCCTGGACCGCGCCGGGCACCGCGCGTGGGCCTGGCCGCGGCACGTCACCGACCACCTGGCCGTGCTGAACGTCTGCGTGCCGGGCCTGGAGCGGTTCGTGCTCGTCACCGACGGCGCCCTGGTCCTGCCCGGACGGCGCGGGCACGCCCACCGCGCCGCCTGCCGGGCGGCCCGCGCGGGCGGCTGA
- a CDS encoding cellulose binding domain-containing protein: protein MRRHLSALLAACAVALCAPPAEAAAARVTAAFGQDSVWSTGYRGGFALTNTGDAETAGWVVEFDLPAGSTVTNSWNSALTRTGQRYRFANAASNGRIRPGGTAGFGFTVSGSGLPTGCTVDGVACGGVPVPDTAPPSAPGGPRVTGVTAGSVSLAWRAATDDVGVTDYQVLDGSTVVATATATTATVTGLLPGAGYAFTVRARDAAGNTSPPSTAVHATTGAPDGGSTADVSTAAELRAALADAVPGRTIRLAAGVYRGAFTATRPGTASAPITLTGPADAVLVNDGPSGAGQSCPTPTAGGHPGYGLWLHGAPHWNLTGFTVRDSKKGIVVDDSHHTVITRVSVHHVAEEGVHFRRSSADGVLRDSTVTDTGLAQPGYGEGVYIGSAHSNWDCHGNSGGVDRSDRVRVLGNRIGPGVAAEPVDVKEGTSDGVIRGNTFDGSGISGQNSADSWIDVKGVRYAIEDNTGTFAAPGAFANGYETHNPATTPSFPNGCGNVWRGNRSDLGGVGRYAVKVTSTSKCAGLPNVVHASNTVTRAVVGLTNIAVTP from the coding sequence ATGAGAAGACACCTGTCGGCACTGCTCGCGGCCTGCGCGGTGGCCCTGTGCGCCCCGCCCGCCGAGGCCGCGGCGGCGCGGGTGACCGCCGCGTTCGGCCAGGACTCGGTGTGGAGCACCGGCTACCGCGGCGGGTTCGCGCTCACCAACACCGGCGACGCCGAGACCGCCGGCTGGGTCGTGGAGTTCGACCTCCCGGCCGGTTCGACCGTCACCAACTCGTGGAACTCCGCGCTCACCCGCACCGGGCAGCGGTACCGGTTCGCCAACGCCGCGTCCAACGGCCGCATCCGCCCCGGCGGCACCGCCGGGTTCGGGTTCACCGTCAGCGGATCCGGCCTCCCCACCGGCTGCACCGTCGACGGGGTCGCGTGCGGCGGCGTGCCCGTCCCCGACACCGCGCCGCCGAGCGCCCCCGGCGGGCCGCGCGTGACCGGCGTGACGGCGGGCTCGGTCTCGTTGGCGTGGCGGGCCGCCACCGACGACGTCGGCGTCACCGACTACCAGGTGCTCGACGGGTCGACGGTGGTCGCGACCGCCACGGCCACCACCGCCACCGTCACCGGGCTGCTGCCCGGCGCCGGCTACGCGTTCACCGTCCGCGCCCGCGACGCGGCGGGCAACACCTCCCCGCCCAGCACGGCCGTCCACGCCACCACCGGCGCGCCCGACGGCGGGTCCACCGCGGACGTCTCGACCGCCGCCGAGCTGCGGGCCGCCCTCGCCGACGCCGTGCCCGGCCGGACGATCCGCCTCGCGGCGGGCGTCTACCGCGGCGCGTTCACGGCCACCCGGCCCGGCACGGCGTCCGCGCCGATCACGCTCACCGGGCCCGCCGACGCCGTCCTGGTCAACGACGGCCCGTCGGGGGCCGGGCAGTCCTGCCCGACGCCGACCGCCGGCGGGCACCCCGGTTACGGGCTGTGGCTGCACGGCGCGCCGCACTGGAACCTGACCGGGTTCACCGTGCGGGACTCGAAGAAGGGCATCGTCGTCGACGACTCCCACCACACGGTGATCACGCGGGTGTCGGTGCACCACGTGGCCGAGGAGGGCGTGCACTTCCGGCGCTCGTCGGCGGACGGCGTGCTGCGCGACTCGACCGTCACCGACACCGGGCTGGCCCAGCCGGGTTACGGCGAGGGCGTCTACATCGGCTCGGCGCACTCAAACTGGGACTGCCACGGCAACTCCGGCGGCGTCGACCGCAGCGACCGCGTCCGGGTGCTGGGCAACCGGATCGGGCCGGGCGTCGCGGCGGAGCCCGTCGACGTCAAGGAGGGCACGTCCGACGGGGTCATCCGCGGCAACACCTTCGACGGCAGCGGCATCTCCGGCCAGAACTCCGCCGACTCGTGGATCGACGTGAAGGGCGTCCGCTACGCGATCGAGGACAACACGGGGACGTTCGCCGCGCCGGGCGCGTTCGCCAACGGCTACGAGACGCACAACCCGGCCACCACGCCGTCGTTCCCCAACGGCTGCGGCAACGTCTGGCGCGGCAACCGCTCCGACCTCGGCGGGGTCGGCCGGTACGCCGTGAAGGTCACCTCCACCTCGAAGTGCGCCGGGCTGCCCAACGTCGTGCACGCGTCGAACACCGTGACGCGGGCGGTCGTCGGGCTGACCAACATCGCCGTCACGCCGTGA
- a CDS encoding cysteine synthase family protein, with protein sequence MHEHITDAVKTPSLIRLSPNVVLVRFETLKVYAALGAVRALLAAGTVRRGQTLVDSSSGIYALALAMACHRYGLRCHIVASTTVDATIRAQLEVLGATVDRMPPSDDLRLDQRRRVARVRELLERHPDMHWMRQYHDPVHYLGYAELADLVREALDPGPLAVVGSVGTGSSTGGLVRALREHDPAVRLVGVQPFGSVTFGSERFVDPDSIIAGIGSAIPFDNVRHDLYDRVHWLDFRHAMSATVALLRDHAVFAGLSTGAADLAAGWESARHPDHTHLVIGADTGHRYTERVFARHREALDPAGLAPVEIEALDELTPPWSVMDWRRRAYGALVPAQLRRKHRVP encoded by the coding sequence GTGCACGAGCACATCACCGACGCGGTGAAGACGCCCTCGCTGATCCGGCTGTCGCCCAACGTGGTGCTGGTCCGGTTCGAGACGCTGAAGGTGTACGCGGCGCTGGGCGCGGTGCGCGCGCTGCTCGCCGCCGGCACCGTCCGAAGAGGACAGACGCTGGTGGACAGCTCCAGCGGCATCTACGCGCTCGCCCTCGCGATGGCCTGCCACCGGTACGGGCTGCGCTGCCACATCGTGGCGTCCACGACGGTCGACGCCACCATCCGGGCGCAACTGGAGGTGCTGGGCGCGACCGTGGACCGGATGCCGCCGTCCGACGACCTGCGGCTCGACCAGCGCCGTCGCGTCGCCCGCGTGCGGGAGCTGCTGGAGCGGCACCCGGACATGCACTGGATGCGCCAGTACCACGACCCCGTGCACTACCTGGGCTACGCGGAGCTGGCCGACCTGGTGCGGGAGGCGCTCGACCCAGGGCCGCTGGCCGTGGTGGGCAGCGTGGGCACCGGCTCGTCCACCGGCGGCCTGGTGCGGGCGCTGCGCGAGCACGACCCGGCGGTCCGGCTGGTGGGCGTGCAGCCGTTCGGCAGCGTGACGTTCGGCAGCGAGCGGTTCGTCGACCCGGATTCGATCATCGCGGGCATCGGCAGCGCCATCCCGTTCGACAACGTCCGGCACGACCTCTACGACCGGGTGCACTGGCTGGACTTCCGGCACGCCATGTCCGCCACCGTCGCCCTGCTGCGCGACCACGCGGTGTTCGCGGGCCTGTCCACCGGCGCGGCCGACCTGGCGGCCGGCTGGGAGTCCGCCCGCCACCCCGACCACACCCACCTGGTGATCGGGGCCGACACCGGTCACCGCTACACCGAGCGGGTGTTCGCCCGCCACCGGGAGGCGCTCGACCCGGCGGGCCTCGCGCCGGTGGAGATCGAAGCGCTGGACGAGCTGACCCCGCCGTGGTCGGTGATGGACTGGCGTCGCCGCGCCTACGGCGCCCTCGTGCCCGCCCAACTGCGCCGCAAGCACCGCGTGCCCTGA
- a CDS encoding LysR family transcriptional regulator, with product MFGLERMRALHAVATHGTVAAAASALHVTPSGVSQQLAKLEREAGQRLLEPHGRTVRLTTAGHVLAGHAADILALVEKARSDLELLREDLTGPLRVGAIPTSLHALLPPVLAALRDRHPGLAVTLREGEAEETMPLVVDGRLDVAVLESWEHRPTTVPPTTSRTTLLSDVADLVLPASHRLAHRKVVDLAEVDDIPWIAWSAGSGCHDWLVRVLRQQGVDARISCAVGSYPTQMALVAGNVGAAVVPRLGRDPVPEGVRVLATRPALNRTIHAINRAEDDERGAIRACVDALVAASARFRNPA from the coding sequence GTGTTCGGACTGGAGCGGATGCGCGCCCTGCACGCCGTGGCCACCCACGGCACGGTCGCGGCGGCGGCGTCCGCCTTGCACGTCACGCCGTCCGGGGTGTCCCAGCAGCTGGCCAAGCTGGAACGGGAGGCGGGTCAGCGGCTGCTGGAGCCGCACGGCCGCACCGTCCGCCTGACCACCGCCGGGCACGTGCTGGCGGGCCACGCGGCGGACATCCTCGCCCTGGTCGAGAAGGCGCGGTCGGACCTGGAGCTGCTGCGGGAGGACCTCACCGGCCCGCTGCGCGTCGGCGCGATCCCGACCAGCCTGCACGCCCTGCTGCCGCCCGTGCTCGCCGCGCTGCGCGACCGGCACCCCGGCCTGGCGGTGACGCTGCGCGAGGGCGAGGCCGAGGAGACCATGCCGCTGGTGGTCGACGGGCGGCTGGACGTGGCGGTGCTGGAGAGCTGGGAGCACCGCCCGACCACCGTGCCGCCCACGACCTCGCGGACCACCCTGCTGTCCGACGTGGCCGACCTGGTCCTGCCCGCGAGCCACCGGTTGGCGCACCGCAAGGTCGTCGACCTGGCGGAGGTGGACGACATACCGTGGATCGCCTGGAGCGCGGGCTCCGGCTGCCACGACTGGCTCGTGCGGGTGCTGCGGCAGCAGGGCGTGGACGCGCGGATCAGCTGCGCCGTCGGCAGCTACCCGACGCAGATGGCGCTGGTCGCGGGCAACGTGGGCGCGGCCGTCGTGCCCCGGCTCGGCCGCGACCCGGTGCCGGAGGGCGTGCGCGTCCTGGCCACCCGCCCGGCCCTGAACCGCACGATCCACGCGATCAACCGCGCGGAGGACGACGAGCGGGGCGCGATCCGGGCCTGCGTGGACGCGCTGGTCGCGGCGTCGGCCCGCTTCCGGAACCCCGCCTGA
- a CDS encoding DMT family transporter, whose translation MTGTATRPASAPPVRRRANPVLLALAGSCCVALSSVFIRMSDANGSTTAFWRCLLSLPVLAVLVWWERRRGAARRRLLLPLLAGVGLGVDFVLWGDAIGLVGAGIATVLLSIQVVIVPAAAFLLYRERPSNRFLVAVPVLLGGIVLAGGLAGTPAFGPDPVSGAVRALGAGLAFAAYLLLVRRATGPGSREHTLFLATVSAGVVAVASGVPTGRLDLSPGWPALGWLLALALLGHVVGWLLISAALPRMPSATGATVMLSQPVGAVLMGVALLGERPSGSQVAGCLVVLGAVAFVGAGPRG comes from the coding sequence GTGACCGGCACCGCGACTCGTCCCGCCTCCGCGCCACCGGTCCGCCGCCGGGCGAACCCGGTGCTCCTCGCGCTGGCCGGCAGCTGCTGCGTGGCGCTGTCGTCGGTGTTCATCAGGATGTCCGACGCGAACGGCAGCACCACCGCCTTCTGGCGGTGCCTGCTGTCCCTGCCGGTGCTGGCGGTGCTGGTGTGGTGGGAGCGGCGGCGCGGCGCGGCCCGGCGGAGGCTGCTGCTGCCGCTGCTGGCGGGTGTCGGTCTCGGCGTCGACTTCGTGCTGTGGGGCGACGCGATCGGGCTCGTCGGCGCGGGCATCGCGACCGTGCTGCTGTCGATCCAGGTGGTGATCGTGCCGGCGGCGGCGTTCCTGCTGTACCGGGAACGCCCGTCGAACCGGTTCCTGGTCGCGGTCCCGGTGCTGCTGGGTGGGATCGTGCTCGCGGGCGGCCTGGCCGGCACGCCCGCGTTCGGCCCGGACCCGGTGTCGGGCGCGGTGCGCGCCCTGGGCGCGGGCCTCGCGTTCGCCGCCTACCTGCTGCTGGTGCGGCGGGCCACCGGGCCGGGCAGCCGGGAGCACACGCTGTTCCTGGCCACGGTGTCGGCCGGGGTGGTGGCGGTCGCGAGCGGTGTGCCGACCGGTCGGCTGGACCTGTCGCCGGGGTGGCCCGCGCTGGGGTGGCTGCTGGCGCTGGCGTTGCTCGGCCACGTCGTCGGCTGGTTGCTGATCTCCGCGGCGCTGCCCCGGATGCCGAGCGCGACGGGTGCGACGGTGATGCTGTCGCAGCCCGTCGGCGCGGTGCTGATGGGTGTCGCGCTGTTGGGCGAGCGGCCGAGCGGGTCGCAGGTCGCGGGCTGCCTGGTGGTGCTCGGTGCGGTCGCGTTCGTGGGCGCCGGGCCGCGCGGGTAG
- a CDS encoding Gmad2 immunoglobulin-like domain-containing protein translates to MTIDVQQPRPYDLVDDTIRIAGVAGGAFEAGFSYRVHEGHDEVTGGFTAGDGVGGHGQFQLTVDVSGAAFTLDRLFVEVFHTSPKDGEELEKVVVPVLWGTKILPGYRVYLEHVVAAGETLWGISTRYYGSGNLYHRLVAANPQTITDPNVIEPGTGLRVPQS, encoded by the coding sequence ATGACCATCGACGTCCAGCAGCCCCGACCCTACGACCTGGTCGACGACACCATCCGGATCGCGGGTGTCGCCGGCGGCGCGTTCGAAGCCGGCTTCTCCTATCGCGTGCACGAGGGCCACGACGAGGTCACCGGCGGGTTCACGGCGGGCGACGGCGTCGGCGGCCACGGCCAGTTCCAGCTCACCGTCGACGTCTCCGGCGCGGCGTTCACGCTCGACCGGCTCTTCGTGGAGGTCTTCCACACCTCGCCCAAGGACGGCGAGGAGTTGGAGAAGGTGGTCGTGCCGGTGCTGTGGGGCACCAAGATCCTGCCCGGCTACCGCGTGTACCTGGAGCACGTCGTGGCCGCCGGCGAGACCCTGTGGGGCATCTCCACGCGCTACTACGGTTCCGGCAACCTCTACCACCGGCTGGTGGCCGCCAACCCGCAGACGATCACCGACCCGAACGTGATCGAGCCCGGCACCGGCCTCCGCGTGCCGCAGAGCTGA
- a CDS encoding SDR family oxidoreductase produces MTGATGNVGRQVVRQLADAGVAARALTRRPGAVFPPGTEVVAGDQFSPEAVRAATDGADAAFLVWPSPDARAARAVVEVMAARVGRIVFLSSGAVDDRLAEQVQPIARYHAEVERAITGAGVEWTFLRAHGFAANTLHWAPQIRAGDVVRGAYGRAAATLVHEADLAAVAVRALLDGTHHGRKYEVTGPELLTNIERVRAIGEAIGRPLRWQEVSRAEARARHWLPASLVDVVLDVEAAMVDHPFPPTSAVAEVTSAPARTFREWLADHREDFR; encoded by the coding sequence GTGACAGGTGCGACCGGCAACGTCGGTCGGCAGGTGGTGCGGCAGCTCGCCGATGCGGGGGTGGCGGCACGCGCGCTGACCCGGCGGCCCGGTGCGGTGTTCCCGCCGGGCACCGAGGTGGTGGCCGGCGACCAGTTCTCCCCCGAGGCCGTCCGCGCGGCGACCGACGGCGCGGACGCGGCGTTCCTGGTCTGGCCATCGCCCGACGCGCGCGCGGCCCGAGCGGTCGTGGAGGTCATGGCGGCCCGCGTCGGCCGGATCGTCTTCCTGTCCTCGGGCGCGGTGGACGACCGGCTCGCCGAGCAGGTGCAGCCCATCGCCCGCTACCACGCCGAGGTGGAGCGGGCGATCACGGGGGCCGGTGTGGAGTGGACGTTCCTGCGCGCGCACGGGTTCGCGGCCAACACCCTGCACTGGGCGCCGCAGATCCGCGCCGGCGACGTGGTGCGCGGCGCGTACGGGCGGGCCGCGGCGACGCTCGTCCACGAGGCCGACCTGGCGGCGGTCGCGGTGCGCGCGTTGCTCGACGGCACCCACCACGGCCGGAAGTACGAGGTCACCGGGCCGGAGCTGCTGACGAACATCGAGCGGGTGCGCGCCATCGGCGAGGCGATCGGCCGGCCGCTGCGCTGGCAGGAGGTCTCCCGCGCCGAGGCGCGGGCGCGGCACTGGCTGCCGGCGTCCCTGGTGGACGTGGTGCTGGACGTCGAGGCCGCGATGGTGGACCACCCCTTCCCGCCCACGTCCGCGGTGGCCGAGGTGACCTCCGCGCCCGCGCGGACGTTCCGGGAGTGGTTGGCCGACCACCGCGAGGACTTCCGCTGA